The proteins below come from a single Juglans regia cultivar Chandler chromosome 12, Walnut 2.0, whole genome shotgun sequence genomic window:
- the LOC109006109 gene encoding FCS-Like Zinc finger 8-like → MADSTPESLQSDTLGPRHISRSLFSIPGFIVGFGTNCLSESDSIRSPTSPLDLKVFPKLNSPFGHKSPRTQSQSGHKKKWDCSKVGLGIINSLVNETKPSPDVLDSLRKNVIFGPQVKTKPNHESLYSSIKSNSLPKNYIFSSLSETKTLNPQLGGSNVAFDNEGIPSESGSTKTVASCLLDPTSSSSLHYGLAQNHSLSFMNFCSENKTSIVSSPLVLNRGSQLANSLDNKPSSFPIPIGTSHGILSSFSAREIELSEDYTCIISHGPNPKTTHIFGDYILDCHMNELVDFGKKDGSGSKSLQEAETLERLIPFHSEETFSFCYLCKKRLEDGEDIYIYRGEKAFCSFECRAEVIFAEEIEETYNNSAESSPGSSYHEDLFLMGMPFAT, encoded by the exons ATGGCTGATTCTACTCCAGAGTCTTTGCAATCTGATACATTGGGCCCAAGACATATTAGCAGGTCACTTTTCAGCATCCCTGGTTTCATTGTAGGGTTTGGTACTAACTGTTTATCAGAGTCTGACTCCATTAGGAGCCCTACATCTCCTTTGGATTTGAAAGTTTTTCCAAAGCTTAATAGCCCCTTTGGTCATAAGTCCCCAAGAACACAATCCCAAAGCGGGCATAAAAAGAAGTGGGATTGCAGTAAAGTAGGCCTTGGCATCATAAATTCACTTGTGAATGAAACCAAACCTTCTCCGGATGTACTTGATTCACTGAGGAAGAATGTAATCTTCGGACCACAGGTGAAGACTAAACCAAACCATGAATCACTTTATTCTTCCATAAAATCCAACTCTTTGCCTAAAAACTACATCTTTTCGTCACTTTCGGAAACCAAGACTCTCAATCCCCAATTAGGTGGCTCAAATGTTGCATTTGACAATGAAGGCATCCCTTCAGAATCTGGTTCGACTAAAACTGTTGCATCTTGCTTGTTGGATCCCACCAGTTCTTCATCCTTACATTATGGCTTAGCCCAAAATCACAGTTTGAGTTTTATGAACTTTTgttcagaaaataaaactagCATAGTGAGTTCACCTCTGGTACTTAACCGAGGCTCACAGTTAGCGAATTCTTTGGATAACAAACCAAGTTCATTTCCAATTCCTATTGGAACCAGTCATGGAATTCTGAGTTCCTTTTCAGCAAGAGAGATAGAGCTTTCTGAGGATTATACCTGTATAATTTCTCACGGTCCAAATCCTAAAACAACTCATATTTTTGGTGACTATATTTTGGATTGTCACATGAATGAGTTGGTTGATTTTGGTAAGAAGGATGGATCGGGGAGTAAATCATTACAAGAGGCTGAAACCTTGGAGAGATTAATACCATTTCACTCTGAAGAGACTTTTAGCTTCTGTTACTTATGCAAGAAAAGACTGGAAGATGGGGAAGACATTTACATATACAG GGGTGAGAAAGCATTTTGCAGTTTTGAGTGTCgtgctgaggttatttttgccGAGGAGATAGAGGAAACTTACAATAACTCTGCTGAAAGCTCTCCTGGATCAAGCTACCATGAAGATCTCTTCCTAATGGGTATGCCCTTTGCTACATAA
- the LOC109009141 gene encoding MAR-binding filament-like protein 1-1 isoform X1 produces MGFMTGSPCYLHPSPLCQSCLPSSSSQSTFFYSCSRNAGTKRKNVTPMASLQREDPNNGVHCKRRAILFVGISILPLLQLTARALERVGTRKTARGRRQIIEKAENRDFNLSKDESGLKKPVENQEEKQALQIDAPPHPLQSDAALNPLQRDAPPNPLQRDVPPNNVLSLLNGLGIFSSGMLGALYALAQREKTAQNAEIESMKSQLKEKEAAIVSSEKNFESKLLNEKEEWTKQLRKVKEEQQSLLSQLNSANSTITGLGQELKREKILIEELKFQIQSLETSISMARDDKKALEENLKERLYSITVLQERSNLLSLELKDKEENVRSLSSSLAEKELELNNLNFIYKQTKDDLARAHSQIQKLELEYLKTQKELESTNSTVDELNSRASSLTFDRDESKRKLDVIQEEYDDLRLSSEKKAALNAKLFGEKEEELQQLKLKLELAVNEVSGNQAIIFDLTQERDNFRKMLDIELKKVKHLKHELQSTKESLGKSTNEVSDLTNQLQQARELCTELKGEISRVQTQFVEVRESIQRSLDETKLGNEVLAGELAAVKECLTKKEEELQIASHELAGMVENRDSLQKELVDLYKKAETAANDLIEEKKVVSSLNKAVQALEKRILKEKEARKSLEKYLEEATKSLDEMNQKSLILSGELEKANSQISSLEDGKEVLYKSLTEQKNISKEARENLEDAHNLVMRVGKERESLEKRANKLEEGLASAKGEILRLKSQINSSKSLVNNQQQQPKQGEAEGTVTVTPRRNSRRKKASSQ; encoded by the exons ATGGGCTTCATGACAGGGAGCCCCTGCTATTTACACCCTTCTCCTCTCTGCCAATCTTGCTTACCTTCTTCTTCGTCTCAATCCACTTTCTTCTATTCTTGCTCAAGAAATGCAGGGACCAAGAGAAAGAATGTTACTCCAATGGCTTCTCTGCAACGTGAGGATCCAAACAACGGCGTCCACTGCAAGAGAAGGGCCATTCTATTTGTGGGTATTTCAATTCTTCCTTTGTTGCAACTCACGGCCAGAGCTCTTGAACGTGTGGGAACAA GAAAAACAGCTCGTGGCCGTCGTCAAATCATAGAGAAAGCTGAAAACAGAGACTTCAATTTGAGTAAGG ATGAAAGTGGGCTAAAGAAACCAGTGGAGAACCAAGAAGAAAAG CAAGCACTTCAAATAGATGCTCCACCACATCCACTTCAAAGTGATGCTGCACTAAACCCACTTCAAAGAGATGCTCCACCAAATCCACTTCAAAGAGATGTTCCACCAAATAATGTCCTGTCTCTCTTGAATGGACTTGGAATATTTAGTTCTGGCATGCTTGGTGCTCTCTATGCATTGGCTCAGAGAGAAAAGACAGCTCAAAATGCAGAAATAGAATCT ATGAAATCCCAACTGAAAGAAAAGGAAGCTGCCATTGTTTCATCAGAGAAAAACTTTGAATCAAAGCTactaaatgaaaaagaagaatggaCCAAGCAACTCAGAAAGGTGAAGGAGGAGCAGCAGTCCTTGTTGAGCCAACTAAATTCAGCAAACAGTACGATTACAGGGTTGGGACAGGAgctgaaaagagagaaaatattgattgaGGAgcttaaatttcaaattcagaGTCTTGAAACCAGCATTTCAATGGCCAGGGATGATAAAAAGGCACTTGAAGAGAATTTGAAGGAAAGACTTTATTCAATTACAGTCTTACAAGAAAGGAGCAATTTACTCAGTTTAGAGCTCAAGGATAAAGAAGAGAATGTTCGGAGTCTTAGCTCTTCTCTTGCTGAAAAGGAACTAGAGTTGAACAACTTGAATTTTATCTACAAGCAAACTAAGGATGACCTAGCGAGAGCACATTCTCAAATCCAGAAATTGGAACTTGAATACCTGAAAACTCAGAAGGAATTAGAATCAACAAATTCTACAGTGGATGAATTAAATTCAAGAGCAAGTTCTTTAACTTTTGATAGAGACGAGTCTAAGAGGAAGTTGGATGTGATTCAGGAGGAATACGATGATCTAAGGTTATCTTCTGAGAAGAAGGCGGCTTTGAATGCTAAGCTTtttggagaaaaagaagaggaactTCAGCAGCTAAAGCTAAAACTTGAGCTTGCTGTCAATGAAGTGAGTGGAAACCAAGCAATAATTTTTGATTTGACCCAAGAAAGGGATAACTTCAGAAAAATGTTGGATATAGAATTGAAAAAGGTAAAACATCTGAAACATGAACTCCAGAGCACTAAGGAAAGTCTTGGAAAATCAACAAATGAGGTGTCTGATCTGACAAATCAACTGCAGCAGGCCAGAGAGTTGTGCACAGAGCTCAAAGGTGAGATCTCCAGGGTTCAGACACAGTTTGTTGAAGTTAGAGAGTCAATTCAGAGGAGCCTTGATGAGACAAAACTAGGTAATGAAGTGCTGGCCGGTGAACTTGCAGCAGTGAAGGAATGTCTGACGAAAAAGGAGGAGGAGCTGCAAATTGCGTCCCATGAACTGGCAGGCATGGTAGAAAATCGTGATAGCCTACAGAAGGAACTGgttgatttgtataaaaaagCAGAAACTGCAGCCAATGAtttaatagaagaaaaaaaggtaGTTTCTTCCTTAAACAAAGCAGTTCAAGCTTTGGAGAAACGAATCTTGAAGGAAAAAGAGGCCCGTAAATCTCTCGAAAAATACCTGGAGGAGGCTACCAAATCACTTGATGAGATGAACCAAAAATCTTTGATTCTTTCAGGAGAGCTAGAGAAGGcaaattctcaaatttccaGCCTTGAAGATGGAAAAGAGGTGCTTTACAAGTCTCTTACAGAGCAAAAGAATATATCGAAAGAGGCCCGAGAAAACTTGGAAGATGCACATAACCTTGTCATGAGAGTTGGCAAGGAAAGAGAGAGTTTGGAGAAGCGGGCAAATAAACTGGAGGAGGGATTGGCATCTGCCAAGGGTGAAATATTGCGGCTAAAGAGTCAAATAAATTCTTCAAAATCTCTTGTAAATAATCAGCAACAGCAACCAAAGCAAGGGGAAGCTGAAGGCACTGTCACTGTCACTCCAAGGAGAAATAGTAGGAGGAAAAAGGCCAGTTCCCAGTAA
- the LOC109009141 gene encoding MAR-binding filament-like protein 1-1 isoform X2 has product MGFMTGSPCYLHPSPLCQSCLPSSSSQSTFFYSCSRNAGTKRKNVTPMASLQREDPNNGVHCKRRAILFVGISILPLLQLTARALERVGTRKTARGRRQIIEKAENRDFNLNESGLKKPVENQEEKQALQIDAPPHPLQSDAALNPLQRDAPPNPLQRDVPPNNVLSLLNGLGIFSSGMLGALYALAQREKTAQNAEIESMKSQLKEKEAAIVSSEKNFESKLLNEKEEWTKQLRKVKEEQQSLLSQLNSANSTITGLGQELKREKILIEELKFQIQSLETSISMARDDKKALEENLKERLYSITVLQERSNLLSLELKDKEENVRSLSSSLAEKELELNNLNFIYKQTKDDLARAHSQIQKLELEYLKTQKELESTNSTVDELNSRASSLTFDRDESKRKLDVIQEEYDDLRLSSEKKAALNAKLFGEKEEELQQLKLKLELAVNEVSGNQAIIFDLTQERDNFRKMLDIELKKVKHLKHELQSTKESLGKSTNEVSDLTNQLQQARELCTELKGEISRVQTQFVEVRESIQRSLDETKLGNEVLAGELAAVKECLTKKEEELQIASHELAGMVENRDSLQKELVDLYKKAETAANDLIEEKKVVSSLNKAVQALEKRILKEKEARKSLEKYLEEATKSLDEMNQKSLILSGELEKANSQISSLEDGKEVLYKSLTEQKNISKEARENLEDAHNLVMRVGKERESLEKRANKLEEGLASAKGEILRLKSQINSSKSLVNNQQQQPKQGEAEGTVTVTPRRNSRRKKASSQ; this is encoded by the exons ATGGGCTTCATGACAGGGAGCCCCTGCTATTTACACCCTTCTCCTCTCTGCCAATCTTGCTTACCTTCTTCTTCGTCTCAATCCACTTTCTTCTATTCTTGCTCAAGAAATGCAGGGACCAAGAGAAAGAATGTTACTCCAATGGCTTCTCTGCAACGTGAGGATCCAAACAACGGCGTCCACTGCAAGAGAAGGGCCATTCTATTTGTGGGTATTTCAATTCTTCCTTTGTTGCAACTCACGGCCAGAGCTCTTGAACGTGTGGGAACAA GAAAAACAGCTCGTGGCCGTCGTCAAATCATAGAGAAAGCTGAAAACAGAGACTTCAATTTGA ATGAAAGTGGGCTAAAGAAACCAGTGGAGAACCAAGAAGAAAAG CAAGCACTTCAAATAGATGCTCCACCACATCCACTTCAAAGTGATGCTGCACTAAACCCACTTCAAAGAGATGCTCCACCAAATCCACTTCAAAGAGATGTTCCACCAAATAATGTCCTGTCTCTCTTGAATGGACTTGGAATATTTAGTTCTGGCATGCTTGGTGCTCTCTATGCATTGGCTCAGAGAGAAAAGACAGCTCAAAATGCAGAAATAGAATCT ATGAAATCCCAACTGAAAGAAAAGGAAGCTGCCATTGTTTCATCAGAGAAAAACTTTGAATCAAAGCTactaaatgaaaaagaagaatggaCCAAGCAACTCAGAAAGGTGAAGGAGGAGCAGCAGTCCTTGTTGAGCCAACTAAATTCAGCAAACAGTACGATTACAGGGTTGGGACAGGAgctgaaaagagagaaaatattgattgaGGAgcttaaatttcaaattcagaGTCTTGAAACCAGCATTTCAATGGCCAGGGATGATAAAAAGGCACTTGAAGAGAATTTGAAGGAAAGACTTTATTCAATTACAGTCTTACAAGAAAGGAGCAATTTACTCAGTTTAGAGCTCAAGGATAAAGAAGAGAATGTTCGGAGTCTTAGCTCTTCTCTTGCTGAAAAGGAACTAGAGTTGAACAACTTGAATTTTATCTACAAGCAAACTAAGGATGACCTAGCGAGAGCACATTCTCAAATCCAGAAATTGGAACTTGAATACCTGAAAACTCAGAAGGAATTAGAATCAACAAATTCTACAGTGGATGAATTAAATTCAAGAGCAAGTTCTTTAACTTTTGATAGAGACGAGTCTAAGAGGAAGTTGGATGTGATTCAGGAGGAATACGATGATCTAAGGTTATCTTCTGAGAAGAAGGCGGCTTTGAATGCTAAGCTTtttggagaaaaagaagaggaactTCAGCAGCTAAAGCTAAAACTTGAGCTTGCTGTCAATGAAGTGAGTGGAAACCAAGCAATAATTTTTGATTTGACCCAAGAAAGGGATAACTTCAGAAAAATGTTGGATATAGAATTGAAAAAGGTAAAACATCTGAAACATGAACTCCAGAGCACTAAGGAAAGTCTTGGAAAATCAACAAATGAGGTGTCTGATCTGACAAATCAACTGCAGCAGGCCAGAGAGTTGTGCACAGAGCTCAAAGGTGAGATCTCCAGGGTTCAGACACAGTTTGTTGAAGTTAGAGAGTCAATTCAGAGGAGCCTTGATGAGACAAAACTAGGTAATGAAGTGCTGGCCGGTGAACTTGCAGCAGTGAAGGAATGTCTGACGAAAAAGGAGGAGGAGCTGCAAATTGCGTCCCATGAACTGGCAGGCATGGTAGAAAATCGTGATAGCCTACAGAAGGAACTGgttgatttgtataaaaaagCAGAAACTGCAGCCAATGAtttaatagaagaaaaaaaggtaGTTTCTTCCTTAAACAAAGCAGTTCAAGCTTTGGAGAAACGAATCTTGAAGGAAAAAGAGGCCCGTAAATCTCTCGAAAAATACCTGGAGGAGGCTACCAAATCACTTGATGAGATGAACCAAAAATCTTTGATTCTTTCAGGAGAGCTAGAGAAGGcaaattctcaaatttccaGCCTTGAAGATGGAAAAGAGGTGCTTTACAAGTCTCTTACAGAGCAAAAGAATATATCGAAAGAGGCCCGAGAAAACTTGGAAGATGCACATAACCTTGTCATGAGAGTTGGCAAGGAAAGAGAGAGTTTGGAGAAGCGGGCAAATAAACTGGAGGAGGGATTGGCATCTGCCAAGGGTGAAATATTGCGGCTAAAGAGTCAAATAAATTCTTCAAAATCTCTTGTAAATAATCAGCAACAGCAACCAAAGCAAGGGGAAGCTGAAGGCACTGTCACTGTCACTCCAAGGAGAAATAGTAGGAGGAAAAAGGCCAGTTCCCAGTAA
- the LOC109009141 gene encoding MAR-binding filament-like protein 1-1 isoform X3 codes for MGFMTGSPCYLHPSPLCQSCLPSSSSQSTFFYSCSRNAGTKRKNVTPMASLQREDPNNGVHCKRRAILFVGISILPLLQLTARALERVGTNESGLKKPVENQEEKQALQIDAPPHPLQSDAALNPLQRDAPPNPLQRDVPPNNVLSLLNGLGIFSSGMLGALYALAQREKTAQNAEIESMKSQLKEKEAAIVSSEKNFESKLLNEKEEWTKQLRKVKEEQQSLLSQLNSANSTITGLGQELKREKILIEELKFQIQSLETSISMARDDKKALEENLKERLYSITVLQERSNLLSLELKDKEENVRSLSSSLAEKELELNNLNFIYKQTKDDLARAHSQIQKLELEYLKTQKELESTNSTVDELNSRASSLTFDRDESKRKLDVIQEEYDDLRLSSEKKAALNAKLFGEKEEELQQLKLKLELAVNEVSGNQAIIFDLTQERDNFRKMLDIELKKVKHLKHELQSTKESLGKSTNEVSDLTNQLQQARELCTELKGEISRVQTQFVEVRESIQRSLDETKLGNEVLAGELAAVKECLTKKEEELQIASHELAGMVENRDSLQKELVDLYKKAETAANDLIEEKKVVSSLNKAVQALEKRILKEKEARKSLEKYLEEATKSLDEMNQKSLILSGELEKANSQISSLEDGKEVLYKSLTEQKNISKEARENLEDAHNLVMRVGKERESLEKRANKLEEGLASAKGEILRLKSQINSSKSLVNNQQQQPKQGEAEGTVTVTPRRNSRRKKASSQ; via the exons ATGGGCTTCATGACAGGGAGCCCCTGCTATTTACACCCTTCTCCTCTCTGCCAATCTTGCTTACCTTCTTCTTCGTCTCAATCCACTTTCTTCTATTCTTGCTCAAGAAATGCAGGGACCAAGAGAAAGAATGTTACTCCAATGGCTTCTCTGCAACGTGAGGATCCAAACAACGGCGTCCACTGCAAGAGAAGGGCCATTCTATTTGTGGGTATTTCAATTCTTCCTTTGTTGCAACTCACGGCCAGAGCTCTTGAACGTGTGGGAACAA ATGAAAGTGGGCTAAAGAAACCAGTGGAGAACCAAGAAGAAAAG CAAGCACTTCAAATAGATGCTCCACCACATCCACTTCAAAGTGATGCTGCACTAAACCCACTTCAAAGAGATGCTCCACCAAATCCACTTCAAAGAGATGTTCCACCAAATAATGTCCTGTCTCTCTTGAATGGACTTGGAATATTTAGTTCTGGCATGCTTGGTGCTCTCTATGCATTGGCTCAGAGAGAAAAGACAGCTCAAAATGCAGAAATAGAATCT ATGAAATCCCAACTGAAAGAAAAGGAAGCTGCCATTGTTTCATCAGAGAAAAACTTTGAATCAAAGCTactaaatgaaaaagaagaatggaCCAAGCAACTCAGAAAGGTGAAGGAGGAGCAGCAGTCCTTGTTGAGCCAACTAAATTCAGCAAACAGTACGATTACAGGGTTGGGACAGGAgctgaaaagagagaaaatattgattgaGGAgcttaaatttcaaattcagaGTCTTGAAACCAGCATTTCAATGGCCAGGGATGATAAAAAGGCACTTGAAGAGAATTTGAAGGAAAGACTTTATTCAATTACAGTCTTACAAGAAAGGAGCAATTTACTCAGTTTAGAGCTCAAGGATAAAGAAGAGAATGTTCGGAGTCTTAGCTCTTCTCTTGCTGAAAAGGAACTAGAGTTGAACAACTTGAATTTTATCTACAAGCAAACTAAGGATGACCTAGCGAGAGCACATTCTCAAATCCAGAAATTGGAACTTGAATACCTGAAAACTCAGAAGGAATTAGAATCAACAAATTCTACAGTGGATGAATTAAATTCAAGAGCAAGTTCTTTAACTTTTGATAGAGACGAGTCTAAGAGGAAGTTGGATGTGATTCAGGAGGAATACGATGATCTAAGGTTATCTTCTGAGAAGAAGGCGGCTTTGAATGCTAAGCTTtttggagaaaaagaagaggaactTCAGCAGCTAAAGCTAAAACTTGAGCTTGCTGTCAATGAAGTGAGTGGAAACCAAGCAATAATTTTTGATTTGACCCAAGAAAGGGATAACTTCAGAAAAATGTTGGATATAGAATTGAAAAAGGTAAAACATCTGAAACATGAACTCCAGAGCACTAAGGAAAGTCTTGGAAAATCAACAAATGAGGTGTCTGATCTGACAAATCAACTGCAGCAGGCCAGAGAGTTGTGCACAGAGCTCAAAGGTGAGATCTCCAGGGTTCAGACACAGTTTGTTGAAGTTAGAGAGTCAATTCAGAGGAGCCTTGATGAGACAAAACTAGGTAATGAAGTGCTGGCCGGTGAACTTGCAGCAGTGAAGGAATGTCTGACGAAAAAGGAGGAGGAGCTGCAAATTGCGTCCCATGAACTGGCAGGCATGGTAGAAAATCGTGATAGCCTACAGAAGGAACTGgttgatttgtataaaaaagCAGAAACTGCAGCCAATGAtttaatagaagaaaaaaaggtaGTTTCTTCCTTAAACAAAGCAGTTCAAGCTTTGGAGAAACGAATCTTGAAGGAAAAAGAGGCCCGTAAATCTCTCGAAAAATACCTGGAGGAGGCTACCAAATCACTTGATGAGATGAACCAAAAATCTTTGATTCTTTCAGGAGAGCTAGAGAAGGcaaattctcaaatttccaGCCTTGAAGATGGAAAAGAGGTGCTTTACAAGTCTCTTACAGAGCAAAAGAATATATCGAAAGAGGCCCGAGAAAACTTGGAAGATGCACATAACCTTGTCATGAGAGTTGGCAAGGAAAGAGAGAGTTTGGAGAAGCGGGCAAATAAACTGGAGGAGGGATTGGCATCTGCCAAGGGTGAAATATTGCGGCTAAAGAGTCAAATAAATTCTTCAAAATCTCTTGTAAATAATCAGCAACAGCAACCAAAGCAAGGGGAAGCTGAAGGCACTGTCACTGTCACTCCAAGGAGAAATAGTAGGAGGAAAAAGGCCAGTTCCCAGTAA
- the LOC109009146 gene encoding protein SYS1 homolog isoform X1 — translation MFYGSVVWDPWLIVAQIVCLQCLYYLTLGVFLTMLVGNRVPRMSLEYFFDYATVTASTVTGWCVIASFLFSSLAGAAYMTSLIARAKKCLDFSATVYITHLFICIVYGGWPSSITWWVLNGTGIAVMALLGAYLCRRRELREIPITRYRSTLMITICICSSNGFSYRWKMMKVDSSLHA, via the exons ATGTTCTATGGTTCAGTAGTATGGGACCCTTGGCTCATTGTTGCCCAAATTGTTTGTCTTCAATGCTTATACTATCTCACTCTTGGAgtattcttgacaatgcttgtTGGGAATCGTGTGCCACGTATGAGCCTCGAGTATTTCTTTGATTATGCTACTGTCACTGCCTCTACAGTAACTGGGTGGTGTGTCATTGCTTCGTTTCTGTTCAGCTCGCTTGCTGG AGCTGCATATATGACTTCTCTGATTGCGAGGGCAAAAAAGTGCTTAGACTTTTCAGCCACTGTTTACATCACACATCTCTTCATATGCATTGTCTATGGAGGTTGGCCTTCCTCAATAACCTGGTGGGTTCTGAATGGTACTGGAATTGCAGTGATGGCTTTGCTAGGTGCATATCTGTGCAGGAGACGGGAACTGCGAGAGATTCCCATTACACGATACCGTTCAA CATTAATGATCACCATTTGCATTTGCTCTTCAAATGGTTTCTCTTACCGTTGGAAAATGATGAAG GTTGATTCCAGCTTGCATGCATGA
- the LOC109009146 gene encoding protein SYS1 homolog isoform X2, with protein sequence MFYGSVVWDPWLIVAQIVCLQCLYYLTLGVFLTMLVGNRVPRMSLEYFFDYATVTASTVTGWCVIASFLFSSLAGAAYMTSLIARAKKCLDFSATVYITHLFICIVYGGWPSSITWWVLNGTGIAVMALLGAYLCRRRELREIPITRYRSTLMITICICSSNGFSYRWKMMKMFD encoded by the exons ATGTTCTATGGTTCAGTAGTATGGGACCCTTGGCTCATTGTTGCCCAAATTGTTTGTCTTCAATGCTTATACTATCTCACTCTTGGAgtattcttgacaatgcttgtTGGGAATCGTGTGCCACGTATGAGCCTCGAGTATTTCTTTGATTATGCTACTGTCACTGCCTCTACAGTAACTGGGTGGTGTGTCATTGCTTCGTTTCTGTTCAGCTCGCTTGCTGG AGCTGCATATATGACTTCTCTGATTGCGAGGGCAAAAAAGTGCTTAGACTTTTCAGCCACTGTTTACATCACACATCTCTTCATATGCATTGTCTATGGAGGTTGGCCTTCCTCAATAACCTGGTGGGTTCTGAATGGTACTGGAATTGCAGTGATGGCTTTGCTAGGTGCATATCTGTGCAGGAGACGGGAACTGCGAGAGATTCCCATTACACGATACCGTTCAA CATTAATGATCACCATTTGCATTTGCTCTTCAAATGGTTTCTCTTACCGTTGGAAAATGATGAAG ATGTTTGACTAA
- the LOC109009146 gene encoding protein SYS1 homolog isoform X4 codes for MFYGSVVWDPWLIVAQIVCLQCLYYLTLGVFLTMLVGNRVPRMSLEYFFDYATVTASTVTGWCVIASFLFSSLAGAAYMTSLIARAKKCLDFSATVYITHLFICIVYGGWPSSITWWVLNGTGIAVMALLGAYLCRRRELREIPITRYRSS; via the exons ATGTTCTATGGTTCAGTAGTATGGGACCCTTGGCTCATTGTTGCCCAAATTGTTTGTCTTCAATGCTTATACTATCTCACTCTTGGAgtattcttgacaatgcttgtTGGGAATCGTGTGCCACGTATGAGCCTCGAGTATTTCTTTGATTATGCTACTGTCACTGCCTCTACAGTAACTGGGTGGTGTGTCATTGCTTCGTTTCTGTTCAGCTCGCTTGCTGG AGCTGCATATATGACTTCTCTGATTGCGAGGGCAAAAAAGTGCTTAGACTTTTCAGCCACTGTTTACATCACACATCTCTTCATATGCATTGTCTATGGAGGTTGGCCTTCCTCAATAACCTGGTGGGTTCTGAATGGTACTGGAATTGCAGTGATGGCTTTGCTAGGTGCATATCTGTGCAGGAGACGGGAACTGCGAGAGATTCCCATTACACGATACCGTTCAA GTTGA
- the LOC109009146 gene encoding protein SYS1 homolog isoform X3, producing MFYGSVVWDPWLIVAQIVCLQCLYYLTLGVFLTMLVGNRVPRMSLEYFFDYATVTASTVTGWCVIASFLFSSLAGAAYMTSLIARAKKCLDFSATVYITHLFICIVYGGWPSSITWWVLNGTGIAVMALLGAYLCRRRELREIPITRYRSNV from the exons ATGTTCTATGGTTCAGTAGTATGGGACCCTTGGCTCATTGTTGCCCAAATTGTTTGTCTTCAATGCTTATACTATCTCACTCTTGGAgtattcttgacaatgcttgtTGGGAATCGTGTGCCACGTATGAGCCTCGAGTATTTCTTTGATTATGCTACTGTCACTGCCTCTACAGTAACTGGGTGGTGTGTCATTGCTTCGTTTCTGTTCAGCTCGCTTGCTGG AGCTGCATATATGACTTCTCTGATTGCGAGGGCAAAAAAGTGCTTAGACTTTTCAGCCACTGTTTACATCACACATCTCTTCATATGCATTGTCTATGGAGGTTGGCCTTCCTCAATAACCTGGTGGGTTCTGAATGGTACTGGAATTGCAGTGATGGCTTTGCTAGGTGCATATCTGTGCAGGAGACGGGAACTGCGAGAGATTCCCATTACACGATACCGTTCAA ATGTTTGA